Proteins from one Ketobacter alkanivorans genomic window:
- a CDS encoding S41 family peptidase has protein sequence MGFRPSSHWRPLWQRSLLISLLALSPFAYSQEPASKEEAAQSEADSSAVEPQPKNQGLLPINELRTFADVFDRIKQAYVEEVDDKTLLENAIQGMLTELDPHSAYLKPEAYQDLQINTTGEFGGLGIEVGMEDGFVKVITPIDDTPAKKAGVEAGDLIIKLDSTPVKGLTLGDAVKLMRGKPGSDIILTIIRAGVDKPLEITVTRAVITVQSVKGRLLDPGYGYVRLSQFQINTGGDMIKLLAKLKKENKSELKGLVLDLRNNPGGVLQAAVDVTDAFIDDGLVVYTKGRLPDSDMKFRASPGDLLNGVPIVVLVNGGSASASEIVAGALQDHSRAVIMGTTSFGKGSVQTVLPLHNNRALKLTTARYYTPSGRSIQAQGIEPDIKVENAHLTKVEEMSRVKERDLSGHLENPEGEGEKDAKAPKKQDLVDTDYQLYEALNLLKALNVLKRPAATASESTIPKT, from the coding sequence ATGGGTTTTCGACCTTCGTCCCACTGGCGGCCATTGTGGCAGCGCAGCCTGCTGATCTCACTACTGGCGTTGAGCCCATTCGCGTATTCACAAGAACCCGCAAGCAAAGAGGAAGCGGCCCAGTCGGAAGCCGATAGCAGCGCTGTCGAACCCCAGCCCAAGAACCAAGGCCTGCTGCCGATTAACGAACTGCGCACCTTTGCTGATGTGTTTGATCGTATCAAACAGGCCTATGTAGAAGAAGTAGACGATAAAACCCTGCTGGAAAACGCCATTCAGGGCATGCTGACCGAGCTGGACCCTCACTCTGCCTACCTTAAGCCGGAGGCCTACCAGGATCTGCAAATCAACACTACCGGTGAGTTCGGTGGGCTGGGTATTGAAGTGGGCATGGAAGATGGTTTCGTAAAAGTCATCACCCCCATCGACGACACCCCAGCAAAAAAAGCAGGCGTGGAAGCCGGTGACCTGATCATCAAACTCGACAGCACCCCGGTCAAAGGCCTGACACTGGGCGATGCGGTAAAACTGATGCGAGGCAAACCCGGCTCCGACATCATCCTCACCATCATTCGCGCAGGGGTGGATAAACCTCTGGAAATCACCGTTACCCGCGCAGTCATTACCGTACAAAGCGTTAAAGGCCGCCTGCTGGATCCTGGTTACGGCTACGTGCGCTTGTCCCAGTTTCAGATCAACACCGGCGGCGACATGATCAAACTGCTGGCAAAGTTAAAGAAAGAGAACAAATCCGAGCTGAAAGGCTTAGTGCTGGATCTGCGCAACAACCCCGGCGGCGTATTGCAAGCAGCGGTGGATGTGACCGACGCCTTTATAGATGATGGATTGGTGGTTTACACCAAAGGCCGACTGCCGGATTCCGATATGAAATTCCGCGCCTCCCCTGGCGACCTGCTTAACGGCGTTCCCATCGTGGTATTGGTAAACGGCGGGTCCGCCTCAGCGTCCGAAATCGTAGCGGGCGCACTGCAGGATCACAGCCGCGCAGTAATCATGGGCACCACCTCCTTTGGCAAAGGGTCTGTGCAAACCGTATTGCCTCTGCATAACAACCGCGCCCTCAAGCTCACCACCGCCCGCTACTACACCCCCAGCGGCCGCTCCATCCAGGCCCAAGGTATTGAGCCCGACATCAAAGTGGAAAACGCCCACCTCACCAAAGTCGAGGAAATGTCACGGGTAAAAGAGCGCGATCTGAGCGGGCACTTGGAAAACCCGGAAGGCGAGGGTGAAAAAGACGCGAAAGCACCGAAGAAGCAGGACTTGGTGGATACCGACTATCAATTGTACGAAGCCTTGAATCTACTCAAAGCCCTCAACGTACTGAAACGCCCCGCTGCCACCGCCAGCGAAAGCACCATACCCAAAACGTAG
- the nosR gene encoding transcriptional regulator NosR, translating to MLYDRLRKARLNILGLIAVAHVLIIGPVLAQSESSADQRQKLLTPFGNSATLGPRDDTQKLWPILNNGDVVGYGFETNDQVKIPAYSGKPINILMALDLAGTIKTAWVLSHHEPILLVGIPEQKLWNFARQYEGMAITDSIRVGHSSDTNTKTVDAVTGATVTIMVVHEAMLRSAKKVAKATGMLGANVPEGAKPIVIQDHDEAADWNRLTGNGALRRLHLTRAEVDTAFIGTEAEGIDIAPEDQQSDTFIDLYYGYLNIPTIGRNLLGDAEYTWLMGEMNAGDHAIAVMANGDYSFKGSGYVRGGIFDRLQLVQGGTQISFRDVDYYRLNDLYLEQIPEFGEMAIFIIRADYDFDPAAQWDVELLVRRQTGPIESTFVGFTGSYQLPQTMLNQPAPSTAISLDDTNDAPLWISIWQQRTFQLVVLCISLILLTGIIFFQDWLVRYPRLLHNLRRGFLIYTVLFLGWYSLGQLSIVNVLTFSHALMGDFRWELFLMDPVIFILWGFTAATIVLWGRGIFCGWLCPFGALQELINEAARKLKVKQIELPFAVHERLWALKYIILLALFGLSLESMSSAERYAEVEPFKTTFLLVFNREWWFAGWALMLLFVSIFTRKVYCRYLCPLGAALAIPTKLRLFDWLKRRKECGDPCQLCAVECEIQAIHPDGTINANECHHCLDCQITYHNSNKCPPLINKGKKRKKANPKLIDVITT from the coding sequence ATGCTTTATGACCGCTTGCGCAAAGCCCGCCTGAACATCTTGGGGCTTATCGCCGTGGCCCATGTCTTGATCATAGGGCCGGTGCTGGCGCAATCCGAAAGCAGTGCTGACCAGCGCCAAAAATTACTCACCCCCTTCGGCAACAGCGCCACCCTGGGCCCGAGGGATGATACGCAGAAGCTCTGGCCCATCCTCAACAATGGCGATGTTGTGGGGTACGGTTTTGAAACCAACGATCAAGTTAAAATCCCCGCCTATTCCGGAAAACCCATCAATATTCTGATGGCGCTCGATCTGGCCGGCACCATCAAAACTGCGTGGGTATTATCTCATCATGAACCGATTCTACTGGTGGGCATTCCGGAGCAAAAACTATGGAATTTCGCGCGCCAGTACGAAGGCATGGCAATCACAGACAGCATTCGCGTAGGGCATTCATCCGATACCAACACCAAAACGGTCGATGCGGTGACCGGGGCCACAGTGACCATTATGGTGGTACACGAAGCCATGCTGCGCTCAGCAAAAAAAGTAGCGAAAGCCACCGGCATGCTGGGCGCTAATGTGCCTGAAGGCGCCAAACCCATCGTAATACAGGATCACGACGAGGCCGCCGACTGGAACCGCCTCACCGGTAATGGTGCCCTGAGACGGCTGCATCTAACCCGCGCCGAGGTGGACACCGCCTTCATCGGCACCGAGGCAGAAGGCATAGACATCGCCCCTGAAGATCAGCAGTCAGATACCTTCATCGACCTGTACTACGGCTACCTGAACATCCCGACCATCGGCCGCAATCTGTTGGGGGACGCTGAGTACACATGGTTAATGGGCGAAATGAATGCAGGGGATCATGCCATCGCCGTCATGGCCAACGGTGACTATTCCTTCAAGGGCTCCGGTTATGTGCGCGGCGGCATATTCGATCGCCTTCAACTGGTTCAGGGTGGCACCCAAATCAGTTTTCGTGACGTAGATTACTATCGGCTTAATGATCTTTACCTGGAGCAGATACCCGAATTCGGCGAGATGGCAATCTTCATCATACGTGCCGACTACGACTTTGATCCCGCCGCACAATGGGATGTTGAACTGCTGGTACGGCGTCAGACCGGCCCCATAGAAAGCACTTTTGTAGGCTTTACCGGCAGCTATCAGTTACCACAAACCATGCTCAACCAACCAGCCCCGTCCACCGCCATCTCACTGGATGACACCAACGATGCGCCCCTATGGATCAGCATATGGCAACAGCGAACCTTCCAACTGGTGGTGCTCTGTATCAGCCTCATACTGCTCACCGGCATCATCTTTTTTCAAGACTGGCTGGTGCGCTATCCCCGCCTACTCCACAACCTGCGTCGCGGCTTTCTGATCTATACCGTGTTATTTCTGGGCTGGTATTCGCTGGGCCAACTGTCCATTGTCAACGTGCTGACATTCTCCCACGCCTTAATGGGCGACTTCCGTTGGGAACTGTTTCTGATGGATCCGGTGATCTTTATTCTATGGGGTTTCACTGCCGCCACCATCGTGCTGTGGGGACGCGGAATTTTCTGTGGTTGGCTGTGCCCGTTCGGTGCCTTGCAGGAACTCATCAACGAAGCGGCCCGCAAACTCAAAGTCAAACAAATTGAATTACCCTTTGCGGTACACGAGCGCCTGTGGGCACTGAAATACATCATCTTGCTGGCGTTATTTGGTTTGTCGCTGGAATCCATGTCGAGCGCCGAACGCTACGCCGAGGTAGAACCCTTTAAAACTACGTTCCTGCTGGTATTCAACCGCGAATGGTGGTTTGCAGGCTGGGCATTGATGCTGCTGTTTGTCTCGATTTTCACCCGCAAAGTTTATTGTCGCTACCTGTGTCCGCTGGGCGCGGCGCTGGCCATTCCCACCAAGCTGCGCCTGTTCGACTGGCTTAAACGACGCAAAGAATGTGGCGACCCCTGCCAGCTCTGCGCAGTTGAATGTGAAATACAGGCTATCCATCCCGACGGCACCATCAACGCAAACGAATGCCATCACTGCCTGGATTGCCAGATCACCTATCACAACAGCAACAAATGTCCGCCCCTCATCAACAAAGGCAAAAAACGCAAAAAGGCCAACCCCAAGCTCATTGACGTAATCACAACCTGA
- the nosZ gene encoding TAT-dependent nitrous-oxide reductase: MEDKKPDTEQPHTVSRRGFLGASTIAGAAGVVGATGLGSAIMTREAFAKAAKDAMANATVHPGELDEYYGFWSGGHSGEVRILGIPSMRELMRIPVFNTESATGWGLTDESKRVKGDSAHIHCGDAHHPHMSMTDGHYDGKYVFINDKLNTRVARIRCDIMKCDKILSIPNVQAIHGLRVQKVPHTKYVFCNGEFRIPQPNDGRDLNDPSKYFTMYNAVDAETMEMAFQVIVDGNLDNTDADYTGRFTAATCYNSEEGVTLGETMRNERDWAVVFDIHAIEKAVKAGKYTTIGNSKVPVVDGRAKANSPFTRYIPVPKSPHGLNTSPDGKYFVANGKLSPTVTIIAIDKLPDLFAGKIKERDAVVAEPELGLGPLHTAFDGRGNAYTTLFIDSQICKWSPADAIRAYNGEKVNYIKQKLDVHYQPGHNHTTMGETRDADGKYLISLCKFSKDRFLPVGPLHPENDQLIDISGDEMKLVHDGPTFAEPHDCMIVHRSKVKPAKLWTRNDPFFAATVAAAKKDGVNLEQDNKIIRDGKKVRIYMTSMAPTFGLNEFTVKTGDEVTVVITNLDKIEDVTHGFAVCQHGVSMEVGPQQTSSITFTAGSPGLYWYYCHWFCHALHMEMRGRMMVEA; the protein is encoded by the coding sequence ATGGAAGACAAAAAGCCTGATACTGAACAACCCCACACCGTCAGTCGGCGTGGATTCCTCGGTGCATCCACCATCGCAGGTGCTGCCGGTGTAGTTGGCGCAACAGGACTGGGCAGCGCCATCATGACTCGCGAAGCATTCGCAAAAGCGGCCAAGGATGCCATGGCCAATGCCACCGTTCACCCCGGCGAACTGGATGAATATTACGGTTTCTGGAGTGGTGGCCATTCCGGTGAAGTACGCATTCTGGGTATACCCTCCATGCGTGAGCTGATGCGAATCCCGGTGTTTAACACCGAATCCGCCACCGGCTGGGGGTTAACCGATGAAAGCAAACGGGTGAAAGGCGATTCGGCCCACATTCATTGCGGTGATGCCCATCACCCGCACATGTCCATGACCGATGGCCACTACGATGGCAAGTATGTATTCATCAACGACAAGCTCAACACCCGCGTTGCCCGCATTCGCTGCGACATCATGAAATGCGACAAGATACTCTCCATCCCCAATGTTCAGGCCATCCATGGACTGCGCGTTCAAAAGGTGCCGCACACCAAATACGTATTCTGTAATGGTGAGTTCCGTATTCCGCAACCAAACGATGGTCGCGACCTGAACGATCCCAGCAAATATTTCACCATGTACAACGCCGTTGATGCCGAGACCATGGAAATGGCATTTCAGGTAATCGTGGATGGCAACCTGGACAATACCGACGCCGACTACACCGGCCGTTTCACCGCTGCCACCTGCTACAACTCTGAAGAAGGTGTGACCCTGGGCGAAACCATGCGCAATGAACGCGACTGGGCCGTGGTGTTCGACATCCACGCCATCGAGAAAGCCGTGAAAGCAGGAAAATACACCACCATCGGCAACTCTAAAGTACCGGTAGTAGACGGGCGCGCCAAAGCCAATAGTCCGTTCACCCGCTACATCCCCGTGCCGAAATCACCCCACGGTTTAAACACCTCACCAGATGGAAAATATTTCGTCGCCAACGGCAAGCTATCCCCCACTGTAACCATCATCGCCATTGATAAACTACCGGATCTATTCGCAGGTAAAATCAAAGAGCGGGACGCAGTAGTGGCAGAGCCTGAGCTGGGCCTGGGGCCACTGCATACTGCATTTGATGGACGCGGCAACGCCTATACAACACTGTTCATTGACAGTCAGATCTGCAAATGGAGCCCGGCTGATGCCATTCGCGCTTACAACGGAGAGAAAGTTAATTACATCAAACAGAAACTGGATGTGCACTACCAACCAGGGCACAACCACACCACCATGGGCGAAACCCGTGATGCCGACGGCAAATATCTGATCTCACTGTGTAAGTTTTCAAAAGATAGATTCCTGCCTGTTGGGCCTCTGCACCCCGAGAACGATCAGCTGATCGATATTTCCGGCGATGAAATGAAACTGGTACACGATGGCCCTACCTTCGCCGAACCACACGATTGCATGATTGTACATCGCAGCAAAGTGAAGCCCGCCAAACTGTGGACCCGAAACGACCCGTTCTTTGCCGCTACCGTTGCCGCTGCAAAAAAAGATGGCGTCAACCTGGAGCAGGACAACAAAATCATCCGTGATGGCAAAAAGGTTCGGATATACATGACCTCCATGGCACCCACCTTCGGGCTCAACGAGTTTACCGTTAAAACCGGAGACGAAGTCACCGTTGTGATTACCAACCTGGACAAAATCGAGGACGTCACCCATGGCTTCGCGGTCTGTCAGCACGGTGTCAGCATGGAGGTGGGGCCACAGCAAACCAGCTCTATCACCTTCACGGCAGGCAGCCCTGGCTTGTACTGGTATTACTGCCACTGGTTCTGTCACGCGCTGCACATGGAAATGCGCGGCCGCATGATGGTTGAGGCGTAA
- a CDS encoding nitrous oxide reductase family maturation protein NosD yields the protein MHRVALASLLLLLCSYAVQGKTVTDSATLQRALEQSTSHIELSPGTYRGNFTIQSATSLHCQSGAILDGAGQADTLRIKAEGVTVSGCRIVGWGDNLTAMNAGIFVEKQAHKVRLEHNQLEGDTFGIWVDGSRDAHIYHNRIQGNERIRSQDRGNGIHLFSTTGADVAHNEVWHTRDGIYIDTSNHNRLHNNYLHHLRYGIHYMYSYHNEVSNNRTHSTRTGYALMQSKHLHVFGNRSEQDENYGILMNFITDSNLHNNIIINVQTGSNPTGSAHIQGAEGKALFIYNSVFNTIAFNRLQGSDLGIHLTAGSEDNQIHNNAFIHNKQQVKYVSNRMQEWSYQERGNYWSDYLGWDRNRDGVGDTHYEPNDAMDKVLWTYPTARLLINSPAVETLRWIQKAFPVLKPAGVQDSYPLMQPPADLQTINAPPAVTLSPHYGDHP from the coding sequence ATGCACAGGGTTGCACTGGCATCACTGTTACTCTTGCTTTGCAGCTACGCTGTACAGGGCAAAACCGTAACCGACAGTGCAACCCTGCAGCGGGCGCTGGAACAATCCACAAGCCACATTGAACTCAGCCCCGGCACCTACCGGGGCAACTTCACAATTCAATCTGCAACCAGCCTGCACTGCCAGTCTGGCGCCATTCTGGACGGTGCCGGGCAGGCTGACACGCTTCGCATTAAAGCAGAAGGCGTCACTGTATCGGGTTGCCGCATCGTTGGCTGGGGCGATAATCTTACCGCTATGAATGCCGGTATCTTTGTAGAAAAGCAGGCCCACAAGGTCCGCCTGGAGCATAATCAACTTGAGGGCGACACGTTTGGCATCTGGGTGGATGGCAGCCGTGACGCGCACATTTATCACAACCGCATACAAGGCAATGAACGCATCCGCTCCCAGGATCGCGGTAACGGCATCCATCTATTTTCAACCACTGGTGCCGATGTTGCTCACAATGAAGTGTGGCATACCCGTGATGGAATCTATATCGACACCAGCAATCACAACCGATTGCACAACAACTACTTGCATCACCTGCGTTACGGCATTCATTACATGTACTCCTACCATAATGAAGTATCCAATAACCGAACCCATTCTACCCGTACCGGTTATGCACTTATGCAATCCAAGCACTTGCATGTCTTCGGCAACCGATCCGAGCAGGATGAAAATTATGGCATATTGATGAACTTCATTACCGACTCTAACTTGCACAACAACATCATTATTAATGTGCAAACCGGCAGTAATCCAACCGGCAGCGCTCACATTCAAGGGGCCGAGGGCAAGGCATTATTTATCTATAACTCGGTATTCAACACCATTGCCTTCAATCGCCTGCAAGGCTCCGATTTAGGCATACATCTCACCGCCGGATCTGAAGACAATCAAATTCATAACAACGCCTTTATACACAACAAGCAGCAGGTTAAATACGTATCCAACCGGATGCAGGAGTGGTCCTACCAGGAACGCGGCAATTATTGGAGCGACTATTTAGGTTGGGATCGTAACCGGGATGGAGTTGGCGACACCCACTACGAACCCAACGATGCCATGGACAAAGTACTTTGGACCTATCCCACAGCCCGACTTTTAATAAACAGCCCGGCAGTGGAAACGTTACGCTGGATACAAAAAGCGTTTCCGGTGTTAAAGCCTGCAGGCGTGCAGGACAGCTACCCACTTATGCAGCCCCCCGCAGACCTGCAGACAATAAATGCGCCGCCTGCGGTGACACTCAGCCCGCACTACGGAGACCATCCATGA
- a CDS encoding ABC transporter ATP-binding protein → MTLVQLDQVHKSFGNVQALQGISLRLGPGEVLGLFGHNGAGKTTTMKLILGLEQPSQGDVSVFGLQPSQPHFSQQRFSIGFLPENVAFYPQLTGREVLRYFGRLKRVSPQRCSALLDRIGLAHAADRKVKTYSKGMRQRLGLAQALLSEPKLLLLDEPTVGLDPIATQDFYSMVDELRGQGCGVILCSHVLPGVEQHIDRAAILGNGQVRALGSLSQLRQQANLPMSIRVKSTLARNQLQQELDSLTTLAKGMRPINGSTLEWESDPSNKMQLLRALTQNPHIDDIEFQQPSLEKLYRYFVEDHDEVTPQ, encoded by the coding sequence ATGACGCTGGTGCAACTGGATCAAGTACACAAATCCTTTGGTAATGTACAGGCATTGCAAGGCATTTCATTGCGCCTCGGCCCCGGTGAAGTCCTGGGGCTGTTCGGCCACAATGGCGCAGGCAAAACCACCACTATGAAGTTGATCCTGGGGCTGGAGCAACCTTCTCAAGGTGATGTCAGCGTCTTCGGTCTGCAACCCTCACAGCCCCACTTCAGCCAGCAACGTTTCAGCATCGGCTTTCTACCTGAGAACGTTGCGTTCTATCCGCAGCTTACCGGGCGTGAGGTTTTGCGCTATTTCGGCCGACTAAAACGGGTCAGCCCCCAGCGCTGCTCGGCGTTGCTGGATCGCATTGGTTTGGCACACGCCGCCGATCGCAAGGTAAAAACCTACTCCAAAGGTATGCGGCAACGACTGGGGCTGGCACAAGCCCTGCTCAGCGAGCCCAAACTGTTACTACTGGACGAGCCTACGGTAGGGCTCGACCCCATCGCTACCCAGGATTTCTATAGCATGGTGGATGAATTGAGAGGTCAGGGCTGTGGGGTCATACTGTGCTCACATGTACTCCCCGGTGTGGAACAACACATTGATCGCGCCGCCATTCTGGGTAACGGACAAGTTCGAGCCTTGGGGTCGCTGTCGCAACTGCGCCAGCAGGCCAATTTACCCATGTCCATTCGAGTCAAAAGCACCCTGGCACGCAACCAGCTTCAACAGGAACTGGACAGCCTGACCACACTGGCCAAAGGGATGCGTCCGATCAACGGCAGCACCCTGGAATGGGAATCCGATCCCAGCAATAAGATGCAGCTGCTGCGAGCACTCACGCAAAACCCACACATCGACGACATCGAGTTTCAGCAACCCTCGCTGGAAAAACTCTATCGCTATTTTGTGGAAGATCATGACGAGGTGACGCCACAATGA
- a CDS encoding ABC transporter permease, with protein MNAVLTIAHKELKDGVRNRWIVAITLVFALLSVGISWFGAAGAGVVGFTSLPNTIVSLASLAVFLIPLIALLMAYDAIVGEDEDGTLLLLLTYPLSKGQLLLGKLLGHGTIMGLSTLLGFGASAITIILFADNVDTNAVVQAFSSFVASATILGCVFLAFAYCISAWVSEKSRAAGGALLFWFLFVLIFDLALLGILVATEGQFHPDLFPFLLLLNPTDVFRLINLIGFEGEGQGILIVARDLSYGSGVLYCALIAWLLLPLGTAYLLFSRRPL; from the coding sequence ATGAACGCAGTACTCACCATTGCACACAAAGAACTTAAAGACGGCGTCCGCAATCGCTGGATTGTGGCCATTACACTAGTGTTCGCCCTGCTCTCTGTGGGTATCAGCTGGTTTGGTGCGGCCGGAGCGGGTGTTGTCGGCTTCACCTCTCTACCCAACACCATTGTCAGCCTGGCATCTCTCGCGGTTTTTCTGATTCCCCTGATCGCCCTGTTGATGGCCTACGATGCCATCGTAGGTGAAGATGAGGACGGAACATTGCTGTTACTGCTGACCTATCCTCTCAGCAAAGGGCAATTACTGCTGGGCAAATTGCTGGGTCATGGCACCATCATGGGCCTTTCTACGCTTTTGGGTTTTGGGGCCAGCGCCATCACTATCATTCTGTTTGCCGACAACGTCGATACCAACGCCGTGGTGCAAGCCTTCTCGAGCTTCGTTGCGTCTGCCACCATACTGGGCTGCGTATTTCTCGCCTTTGCGTACTGCATCAGCGCCTGGGTTTCCGAAAAGTCCAGAGCAGCAGGTGGGGCACTGCTGTTCTGGTTCCTGTTTGTACTGATCTTTGATCTCGCATTGCTGGGTATTCTGGTTGCTACAGAGGGTCAGTTTCATCCTGACCTCTTTCCCTTTTTACTGTTGCTGAACCCCACTGACGTGTTCCGACTGATCAACCTGATCGGTTTCGAAGGTGAAGGCCAAGGCATACTGATCGTTGCGCGGGATCTGTCCTATGGCAGCGGTGTGCTGTACTGCGCCTTAATAGCATGGCTATTGCTGCCACTGGGCACAGCCTACTTGTTATTCAGCCGTCGCCCACTTTAA
- a CDS encoding nitrous oxide reductase accessory protein NosL — protein sequence MTKLLYLCVAVLGIMGCQPQEETAPMHPQPFVSGDECHLCGMAITGFPGPKGQAFTGRPLSVVKFCSTRDLISWYLQPENHPNTKALFVHDMARSDWQHPDDRHLIDARSAWYVVGSNQTGAMGPTLASFAQQKDAETFANQQDGEVISFYELRLDRL from the coding sequence ATGACTAAATTACTTTATCTGTGCGTTGCAGTACTTGGGATCATGGGCTGTCAGCCACAGGAAGAGACAGCCCCCATGCACCCCCAGCCCTTCGTGAGCGGAGATGAATGCCACCTGTGCGGCATGGCAATAACCGGTTTTCCCGGCCCCAAAGGGCAGGCATTCACAGGACGCCCCCTGTCGGTGGTGAAATTCTGCTCCACCCGCGATCTGATCAGCTGGTACCTGCAACCGGAAAACCATCCCAATACCAAAGCCCTGTTTGTGCACGATATGGCCCGCAGCGACTGGCAACACCCCGACGACCGCCACCTGATTGATGCTCGCAGCGCCTGGTACGTGGTTGGCTCTAACCAAACTGGGGCTATGGGGCCGACACTGGCCTCGTTCGCTCAACAAAAAGATGCAGAAACCTTTGCAAATCAGCAAGATGGCGAGGTAATCTCCTTCTATGAGCTGAGGCTGGATCGACTCTGA
- a CDS encoding divergent polysaccharide deacetylase family protein has product MIFRPIIVLLLWLSLGNLSQAAQTAATPQQQTESLPKIAIILDDLGYNRPSGERALQLPGNITYAIIPFTPYSETLAQAAYDRNREVILHMPMESSDPNRRLDEGGISQDLNEDEIRQRVRKALDSVPHIVGLNNHMGSNVTADVQIMHWLMQEVQDRPLYFIDSMTNPNSVANRSARHYQIPSLKRDIFLDNIQTEAAVERMFQSLVSVAQKRGHAIAIGHPYPTTLAFLEKALPRLEDMGVQLVDASELVMFYGRPVDQPVDLKEIMEWIVAMPVPESQRLNFSNEQLY; this is encoded by the coding sequence ATGATATTTAGACCGATTATTGTTTTGCTGTTGTGGCTGAGCCTTGGCAATCTGAGCCAGGCCGCACAGACTGCCGCCACGCCCCAGCAGCAAACAGAAAGCCTGCCTAAAATTGCCATCATCCTGGATGATCTGGGCTACAACCGTCCTTCGGGCGAACGGGCGCTGCAACTGCCCGGCAATATCACTTACGCCATTATTCCCTTCACTCCCTACAGCGAAACCCTTGCGCAGGCAGCTTATGATCGTAACCGGGAAGTTATTCTGCACATGCCCATGGAAAGCAGCGATCCCAACCGACGCCTGGACGAAGGCGGCATCAGCCAGGATCTCAATGAAGATGAGATCAGACAGCGAGTTCGCAAAGCACTGGATTCTGTACCCCACATCGTGGGCCTCAACAACCACATGGGCAGCAACGTGACTGCTGATGTTCAAATCATGCATTGGTTAATGCAAGAGGTGCAGGATCGCCCGCTTTACTTCATCGACAGTATGACCAACCCCAACTCAGTAGCGAACCGCTCCGCCCGTCATTACCAGATCCCTTCACTGAAGCGCGACATCTTTCTGGACAACATACAGACCGAAGCCGCGGTGGAACGTATGTTCCAATCGCTGGTGAGCGTTGCCCAAAAACGGGGCCATGCCATCGCCATTGGCCACCCCTACCCCACTACCCTGGCGTTTCTGGAAAAAGCCCTGCCACGCCTTGAGGACATGGGTGTGCAGTTAGTGGACGCCTCGGAGCTGGTCATGTTCTATGGCCGGCCGGTAGACCAGCCAGTGGATTTGAAAGAAATCATGGAGTGGATCGTTGCCATGCCGGTTCCGGAAAGCCAGCGGCTTAATTTTTCCAACGAACAACTCTACTAG